Proteins from one Mercurialis annua linkage group LG7, ddMerAnnu1.2, whole genome shotgun sequence genomic window:
- the LOC126655857 gene encoding actin-related protein 3, with protein MDPTSRPAVVIDNGTGYTKMGFAGNVEPCFILPTVVAVNESFLNQSRTTSKANWLSQHNAGVMADLDFFIGDDAISKSRSSNTYNLSYPIKHGQVDNWDAMERYWQQCIFNYLRCDPEDHYFLLTESPLTAPESREYTGEIMFETFNVPGLYIAVNSVLALAAGYTTSKCEMTGVVVDVGDGSTHVVPVADGYVIGSSIKSIPIAGKDVTLFIQQLMRERGENVPPEDSFDVARKVKEMHCYTCSDIVKEFNKHDKEPAKYIKHWRGIKPKTGAPYSCDIGYERFLGPEVFFNPEIYSNDFTTPLPSVIDKCIQSAPIDTRRALYKNIVLSGGSTMFKDFGRRLQRDLKKIVDARVLASEARLNGEIKAQPVEVNVVSHPIQRYAVWFGGSVLASTPEFFAACHTKAEYEEYGASICRTNPVFKGMY; from the exons ATGGACCCCACCTCCCGACCTGCCGTCGTTATTGATAATGGAACTGG GTATACTAAAATGGGGTTTGCTGGAAATGTAGAGCCGTGTTTTATTTTACCGACTGTAGTAGCTGTAAATGAATCTTTTCTAAATCAATCGAGAACGACTTCGAAAGCGAATTGGTTATCGCAGCATAATGCGGGGGTTATGGCTGATCTCGATTTCTTTATCGGAGATGATGCGATTTCTAAATCGAGGTCTAGTAATACTTATAATCTTAGCTATCCGATTAAACATGGTCAGGTTGATAATTGGGATGCAATGGAAAGGTATTGGCAACAgtgtatatttaattatttgagatgtGATCCGGAGGATCATTACTTTCTTTTGACGGAGAGCCCGCTTACTGCACCTGAAAGTCGCGAATATACCGGTGAGATTATGTTTGAGACCTTTAATGTTCCTGGGCTTTATATTGCCGTGAATTCCGTGCTTGCTTTGGCTGCTGGGTACACAACTTCCAAG TGTGAGATGACAGGGGTTGTGGTGGATGTTGGAGATGGGTCTACTCATGTTGTACCTGTTGCTGATGGTTATGTTATTGGGAGCAGCATTAAGTCGATTCCTATAGCTGGAAAAGATGTGACTCTCTTTATTCAGCAGCTCATGCGG GAAAGAGGAGAGAATGTACCACCAGAAGATTCATTTGATGTAGCACGAAAAGTGAAGGAAATGCATTGCTACACTTGTTCTGACATTGTTAAG GAGTTCAACAAGCATGATAAAGAACCAGCCAAGTACATTAAGCATTGGAGAGGTATTAAACCTAAAACAGGGGCTCCATACTCCTGTGATATCGGCTATGAACGTTTTCTTGGTCCTGAG GTTTTCTTTAATCCTGAGATTTATAGTAACGATTTCACCACTCCTTTACCATCTGTGATAGACAAGTGCATTCAGTCTGCACCAATTGATACAAGGAGGGCTTTATATAAG AATATTGTGTTATCTGGGGGTTCAACCATGTTCAAGGACTTTGGTAGAAGGTTGCAACGTGATCTAAAGAAAATTGTGGATGCTCGAGTTCTTGCTTCTGAAGCTAGACTAAATGGCGAGATAAAA GCACAACCCGTGGAAGTAAATGTAGTCAGCCATCCTATTCAAAGATATGCTGTTTGGTTCGGAGGTTCAGTACTTGCATCAACACCTGAATTTTTTGCG GCTTGCCATACAAAAGCAGAATACGAGGAATACGGAGCCAGCATTTGTCGTACAAATCCTGTTTTCAAGGGAATGTATTAG